Proteins from one Hydrogenophaga sp. SL48 genomic window:
- a CDS encoding MFS transporter produces MSSPPPALTAPRLSALQVLACGAAIVTLSMGVRHGFGLWLQPITQDQGWTRENFAFALAIQNLSWGLFGIFAGMAADRFGAFRVLLVGALLYALGLTGMALSPTPLTFALTAGVLIGAAQAGTTYAVIYGVIGRQIPAEKRSWAMGVAAAAGSFGQFLMVPVEGWLISAFGWQEALLILGGAVLLIMPLALFLREPGFVGGAAPPREQTILQAAREAFRYRSFQLLMAGYFVCGFQVVFIGVHMPSYLKDHGLSPQVASYALALIGLFNVLGTYAAGVLGQRFPKRHILSFIYLARAVAISAFLIAPLSPASVYVFAAVMGVLWLSTIPPTNAVVAQIFGVAHLSMLGGFVFFSHQIGSFLGVWLGGYLYDRTGSYDIVWYLSIALGVFAALINLPVRESPITRGPQRVSGVAA; encoded by the coding sequence ATGTCCTCCCCACCCCCTGCCCTCACCGCGCCCCGCCTGTCCGCCCTGCAGGTGCTGGCCTGCGGCGCCGCCATCGTCACCCTTTCCATGGGCGTGCGCCACGGGTTCGGTCTCTGGCTGCAGCCGATCACCCAGGACCAGGGCTGGACGCGCGAGAACTTCGCGTTCGCGCTGGCGATCCAGAACCTCTCATGGGGCCTGTTCGGCATCTTCGCCGGCATGGCGGCCGACCGCTTTGGCGCGTTCCGCGTGCTGCTGGTGGGCGCGCTGCTCTACGCGCTGGGCCTGACCGGCATGGCACTCTCTCCCACCCCGCTCACGTTCGCGCTCACCGCGGGCGTGCTGATCGGGGCGGCGCAGGCGGGCACCACCTACGCCGTGATCTACGGCGTGATCGGGCGGCAGATCCCCGCAGAGAAACGTTCCTGGGCCATGGGCGTGGCGGCGGCGGCGGGTTCGTTCGGCCAGTTCCTGATGGTGCCGGTCGAAGGCTGGCTCATCAGCGCCTTCGGCTGGCAGGAGGCGCTGCTGATCCTCGGCGGCGCGGTGTTGCTGATCATGCCGCTGGCGTTGTTCCTGCGCGAACCGGGCTTTGTGGGCGGCGCGGCACCACCCCGGGAACAAACCATTCTTCAGGCCGCGCGAGAAGCCTTCAGATACCGCAGCTTCCAGTTGCTGATGGCGGGCTATTTCGTCTGTGGCTTCCAGGTGGTGTTCATCGGTGTGCACATGCCGAGCTACCTGAAGGACCACGGCCTCTCGCCCCAGGTGGCGAGCTACGCGCTGGCGCTCATCGGCCTGTTCAACGTGCTGGGCACCTACGCCGCCGGCGTGCTGGGCCAGCGTTTCCCCAAGCGCCACATCCTGTCGTTCATCTATCTGGCCCGCGCTGTGGCGATCAGCGCCTTCCTGATCGCGCCGCTCTCGCCGGCCAGCGTTTACGTGTTCGCGGCCGTCATGGGCGTGCTCTGGCTGTCCACCATTCCGCCGACCAACGCGGTGGTGGCGCAGATCTTCGGCGTGGCGCACCTGTCCATGCTGGGCGGCTTCGTGTTCTTCAGCCACCAGATCGGCAGCTTCCTGGGCGTGTGGCTGGGTGGCTACCTGTACGACCGGACCGGCAGCTACGACATCGTCTGGTACCTCTCGATCGCGCTGGGCGTGTTCGCCGCACTGATCAACCTGCCGGTGCGCGAGTCGCCCATCACCCGCGGGCCGCAGCGCGTGTCAGGGGTCGCCGCGTGA
- a CDS encoding class I SAM-dependent methyltransferase, translating into MHGTEAPSPWVRRWAHLVPAGGSVLDVACGHGRHLRWFAAHGHKVTGVDRSAEAIASIAGLGRAVEADIENGPWPFEGERFDAVVVTNYLWRPLLPTLVASVVDGGVLICETFAAGNETVGKPSRPDFLLQNGELLRACADLHIVAYEDGFCNAPERFVQRIAAVRKRPSAGALPQRFALDAAG; encoded by the coding sequence ATGCACGGCACGGAAGCACCGTCGCCCTGGGTCCGGCGCTGGGCGCACCTGGTGCCGGCCGGCGGTTCGGTGCTGGACGTGGCCTGCGGTCATGGGCGCCACCTGCGCTGGTTCGCCGCGCACGGCCACAAGGTCACGGGCGTGGACCGCTCGGCCGAGGCCATTGCCTCCATCGCAGGACTTGGCCGAGCGGTCGAAGCCGACATCGAGAACGGACCATGGCCTTTTGAAGGTGAACGGTTCGATGCCGTGGTGGTGACCAACTACCTCTGGCGTCCGCTGTTGCCCACCCTCGTCGCCAGCGTGGTCGACGGTGGCGTGCTGATCTGCGAGACCTTCGCCGCCGGCAATGAAACCGTGGGCAAGCCCTCTCGACCCGACTTCCTGTTACAAAACGGCGAATTGCTGCGGGCCTGTGCCGACCTGCACATCGTGGCCTATGAGGACGGCTTCTGCAACGCCCCTGAGCGCTTCGTCCAGCGCATCGCGGCGGTGCGAAAACGCCCGTCCGCCGGCGCCCTGCCCCAGCGCTTTGCACTGGATGCCGCTGGGTAG
- the dapA gene encoding 4-hydroxy-tetrahydrodipicolinate synthase produces the protein MKPITGSIVALVTPFLPDGSVDYPTLRKLIDWHIAEGTDCIGVVGTTGESPTVSVEEHCEIIRVSVEQAAKRVPIMAGCGANSTAEAIELARFARQVGADCQLQVVPYYNKPTQEGQYQHFKAIAEATGDLPVVLYNVPGRSVADMSVETALRLATVPGIVGIKEATGNIERAQWLIREAPEGFAIYSGDDPTAVALMLCGGQGNISVTANIAPRLMHELCVAALSGDVRQAMDIQFRLMPVHKNLFVEANPIPLKWAMARMGLCAETMRLPLTPMTRSLEPLVEAALKSSGLIN, from the coding sequence ATGAAACCCATCACCGGCAGCATCGTTGCCCTCGTCACCCCGTTCCTCCCCGATGGCAGCGTGGACTACCCCACCCTGCGCAAGCTGATCGACTGGCACATCGCCGAAGGCACCGACTGCATCGGCGTGGTCGGCACCACGGGCGAGTCCCCCACGGTGTCGGTGGAAGAGCATTGCGAGATCATCCGCGTGTCGGTGGAGCAAGCGGCCAAGCGCGTGCCCATCATGGCCGGCTGCGGCGCCAATTCGACCGCCGAAGCCATCGAGCTCGCCAGGTTTGCCCGACAGGTCGGCGCCGACTGCCAGCTGCAGGTCGTGCCCTACTACAACAAGCCCACGCAAGAAGGCCAGTACCAGCACTTCAAGGCCATCGCCGAAGCCACCGGCGACCTGCCCGTGGTGCTCTACAACGTGCCCGGCCGCAGCGTGGCCGACATGTCGGTGGAGACCGCGCTGCGCCTGGCCACCGTGCCCGGCATCGTCGGCATCAAGGAAGCCACCGGCAACATCGAACGCGCGCAGTGGCTGATCCGCGAAGCACCCGAGGGCTTTGCCATCTACTCCGGTGACGACCCGACCGCGGTGGCGCTCATGCTGTGTGGCGGTCAGGGCAACATCAGCGTGACCGCCAACATAGCGCCGCGACTGATGCACGAACTCTGCGTGGCGGCTCTTTCCGGCGACGTCCGCCAGGCGATGGACATCCAGTTCCGCCTGATGCCGGTGCACAAGAATCTGTTCGTCGAAGCCAATCCGATACCGCTGAAATGGGCCATGGCCCGCATGGGCCTGTGCGCCGAGACCATGCGCCTGCCGCTCACACCCATGACCCGTTCGCTGGAACCCCTGGTCGAGGCCGCGCTCAAAAGCAGCGGCCTGATCAACTGA
- the bamC gene encoding outer membrane protein assembly factor BamC, with the protein MSSSSNSLRRAPRARLGVVTLAAVLATGCSVLQEDKIDYKSARQGNTLDVPPDLTQLSRDARYQVPGSVVTASGYQTAQPAVATGASDTAVSKVGDVRIERAGNLRWLVIDRPADKVWAPVKDFWQENGFVLTLSQENLGVMETDWAENRAKLPQDVIRSTLGKVFDSLYSTGERDKFRTRLERNAAGGTEVYISHRGMIEVYTDARKDQTVWQPRPADVELETEFLRRLMIKLGVDEAQAKAVVAAAPTQTTSRVTTVNNLPVLQLEDDFDRAWRRVGLSLDRTGFTVEDRDRTQGMYFVRYVPLATTDGTKPGFFGRLFGSSEPQAKPAQYRIAVRSSGTTTTVSVLNAQGQPDGSADAQRIVQLLANDIK; encoded by the coding sequence ATGTCATCTTCTTCCAACAGCCTTCGGCGTGCGCCTCGGGCCCGCCTCGGGGTGGTGACCCTGGCCGCCGTGCTGGCCACGGGCTGCTCCGTGCTGCAGGAGGACAAAATCGACTACAAGAGTGCGCGCCAGGGCAACACGCTCGACGTGCCACCCGATCTGACCCAGCTCAGCCGTGACGCACGTTACCAGGTGCCCGGCTCGGTGGTGACGGCGAGCGGCTACCAGACCGCGCAGCCCGCCGTAGCCACTGGCGCCAGCGACACGGCCGTCAGCAAGGTGGGCGACGTGCGCATCGAGCGGGCCGGCAATCTGCGCTGGCTCGTCATCGACCGCCCTGCCGACAAGGTCTGGGCACCTGTCAAGGACTTCTGGCAGGAAAACGGATTCGTGCTCACCCTGAGTCAGGAGAACCTGGGCGTGATGGAAACCGACTGGGCCGAGAACCGCGCCAAGCTGCCGCAGGACGTGATCCGCTCCACCCTTGGCAAGGTCTTTGACAGCCTGTACTCGACCGGTGAGCGCGACAAGTTCCGCACCCGGCTGGAGCGCAACGCCGCCGGTGGCACCGAGGTGTACATCAGCCACCGAGGCATGATCGAGGTCTACACCGATGCCAGAAAGGACCAGACGGTCTGGCAGCCCCGTCCCGCCGATGTGGAGCTGGAAACCGAATTCCTGCGTCGCCTGATGATCAAGCTGGGCGTGGATGAAGCCCAGGCCAAGGCCGTGGTGGCAGCAGCCCCCACGCAAACGACCTCCCGCGTGACCACCGTCAACAACTTGCCCGTCCTGCAACTGGAAGACGACTTCGACCGAGCCTGGCGTCGCGTCGGGCTGTCGCTCGACCGCACCGGATTCACCGTGGAAGACCGTGACCGCACCCAGGGCATGTACTTCGTTCGCTACGTGCCCCTGGCCACCACCGATGGAACCAAGCCCGGCTTTTTCGGTCGCTTGTTCGGCAGCAGCGAGCCACAGGCCAAACCGGCGCAATACCGCATCGCTGTGCGCAGCAGTGGCACGACCACCACCGTGTCGGTGCTCAATGCACAAGGACAACCCGACGGTTCGGCCGACGCGCAGCGCATCGTGCAACTGCTGGCCAACGACATCAAATAG
- a CDS encoding JmjC domain-containing protein, with protein sequence MTQATLSSAATSPVDQPSQMLGGLTQAQFMRRHWQKKPLLIRNAFPGFEPLLSRQQLFEMAADEAVESRLIVHKPKGWALKHGPFGSRAFPPLKQPRWSLLVQGVDLHLNAAHELLQRFRFVPDARLDDLMISWASDGGGVGPHFDSYDVFLLQASGQRLWRIGRQKDLSLEPGVPLKILSHFEPEEEHLLNPGDMLYLPPRWAHDGIAVGDHCMTYSAGFRVPQRGGLAGELLQRMAEEWDDATLYRDPDQPATATPAAMPVSLEAFAADGLQRLLADRASLACALGEVMTEPKPRVWFDEPLTEWSPSAVVLDRRTRMMYDDRHIFINGESFRAGGADARLMRTLADQRRLGLARVQRASEGASALLQDWFEAGWLHPQSEA encoded by the coding sequence ATGACACAAGCCACCCTTTCCAGCGCCGCCACCTCTCCCGTCGACCAACCCAGCCAGATGCTTGGGGGACTGACGCAGGCGCAGTTCATGCGCCGCCACTGGCAAAAAAAACCCCTGCTGATCCGCAATGCCTTTCCGGGGTTTGAGCCACTGCTGAGCCGCCAGCAGTTGTTCGAGATGGCCGCGGACGAGGCGGTGGAGTCGCGGCTGATCGTGCACAAACCCAAAGGCTGGGCGCTCAAACACGGGCCGTTCGGTTCGCGGGCCTTTCCTCCGCTGAAGCAACCCCGCTGGTCGCTGCTCGTGCAGGGCGTGGACCTGCATCTGAACGCGGCTCATGAGCTGCTTCAGCGCTTTCGTTTTGTGCCGGACGCACGGCTCGATGACCTGATGATCTCCTGGGCCAGCGACGGCGGGGGCGTGGGCCCGCACTTCGACAGCTACGATGTTTTCCTGCTCCAGGCGAGCGGTCAGCGCCTCTGGCGCATCGGCCGGCAGAAAGACCTGTCACTGGAGCCAGGGGTTCCGCTGAAAATTCTCAGCCACTTTGAGCCCGAGGAAGAGCACCTGCTCAACCCGGGCGACATGCTGTATCTGCCGCCGCGCTGGGCGCACGACGGTATCGCGGTGGGCGATCACTGCATGACGTACTCGGCCGGATTTCGTGTACCGCAGCGCGGGGGACTGGCGGGTGAACTTTTGCAGCGCATGGCCGAAGAATGGGATGACGCCACGCTGTATCGCGATCCCGACCAGCCGGCCACTGCAACCCCGGCAGCCATGCCCGTCTCTCTGGAAGCCTTCGCCGCCGACGGGCTGCAGCGATTGCTGGCCGATCGCGCGTCGCTGGCCTGTGCGCTGGGCGAGGTGATGACCGAGCCCAAGCCCCGGGTCTGGTTTGACGAACCACTGACCGAGTGGTCGCCATCGGCCGTGGTGCTGGACCGGCGCACCCGCATGATGTACGACGACCGCCATATCTTCATCAACGGCGAAAGCTTCCGTGCGGGTGGGGCGGATGCACGCCTGATGCGCACGCTGGCTGACCAGCGGCGACTGGGCCTGGCACGGGTTCAGCGCGCAAGCGAAGGCGCCAGCGCGCTGCTGCAGGACTGGTTTGAGGCGGGGTGGCTGCACCCCCAATCCGAGGCCTGA
- a CDS encoding FKBP-type peptidyl-prolyl cis-trans isomerase — MKITEQCVVALTWALKDTLGEELDTLDEPVEFLVGGSDLLASLERALQGYEAGDTLELQIEPQDAFGDYDDRLLFLEPRHLFPENIEEGMGFEGLPEGCSASAPRDRLYFVSDIYPDHVVMDGNHPLAGIALRIKLKVHAVREATVSEIGKGSLGTGFFSMQVDGDDGAGDPSVASPTLH, encoded by the coding sequence ATGAAAATCACCGAACAATGCGTCGTGGCACTGACCTGGGCGCTCAAAGACACCCTGGGCGAAGAACTGGACACGCTGGATGAACCGGTCGAGTTCCTGGTGGGCGGCAGTGACCTGCTGGCCAGCCTGGAAAGGGCTCTGCAAGGGTACGAGGCTGGGGACACCCTGGAACTGCAGATCGAACCCCAGGACGCCTTTGGCGACTACGACGATCGCCTGCTCTTTCTGGAGCCGCGCCACCTGTTCCCGGAGAACATCGAAGAAGGCATGGGTTTCGAAGGCCTGCCCGAGGGCTGCAGTGCCAGCGCGCCGCGCGATCGCCTCTATTTCGTGAGCGACATCTACCCGGACCACGTGGTCATGGACGGCAACCACCCGCTGGCTGGCATCGCCCTGCGCATCAAACTCAAGGTGCACGCGGTGCGCGAAGCCACCGTCAGTGAAATCGGCAAGGGCTCGCTGGGCACCGGATTCTTCAGCATGCAGGTTGATGGGGACGACGGCGCTGGTGACCCCAGTGTGGCTTCGCCCACCCTGCACTGA
- the dut gene encoding dUTP diphosphatase yields MQIDVKVLDPRMAGQLPAYATSGSAGLDLRACLDAPLTLAPNAWQLVPTGLAIHLADPGYAAMILPRSGLGHKHGIVLGNLVGLIDSDYQGQLMVSAWNRSDVAFTIEPMERIAQMVIVPVVQARFNVVDEFVAASERGAGGYGSTGRG; encoded by the coding sequence ATGCAGATTGACGTGAAAGTGCTGGACCCGCGCATGGCTGGCCAGCTTCCCGCATACGCCACCAGCGGCAGCGCCGGCCTGGACCTGCGCGCCTGCCTGGACGCTCCGCTGACGCTGGCGCCCAACGCCTGGCAATTGGTGCCCACGGGTCTGGCCATCCACCTGGCCGACCCGGGCTACGCCGCCATGATCCTGCCGCGCTCGGGACTGGGCCACAAACATGGCATCGTGCTCGGCAACTTGGTGGGCCTGATCGACAGCGACTACCAGGGCCAGCTCATGGTGAGCGCCTGGAATCGCAGTGATGTGGCCTTCACCATCGAGCCCATGGAGCGCATAGCGCAAATGGTGATCGTGCCGGTGGTGCAGGCGCGCTTCAATGTGGTGGACGAGTTCGTTGCGGCCAGCGAGCGCGGGGCGGGCGGGTACGGCTCCACGGGGCGAGGCTGA
- a CDS encoding TRAP transporter large permease: protein MVEFLTANFVPLMFGGLLVFLLSGFPVAFALSATGLFFGFIGMEIGLFPSNLFQALPLRVFGIMQNDTLLAIPFFTLMGIILERSRMAEDLLATVAQVFGPVRGGLAVAVILVGALLAATTGVVAAAVISMGLISLPIMLRYGYNRTIATGTITASGTLAQAIPPSLVLIVLADQLGRSVGDMYSGGLLPGLMLVGLYLLFIAGVAIVKPAWVPALPAEARVYNEPNGSSGHRSLLVLLLICAAAGYAWSQVHQSIINPMIGREMDAPGDEIVIMSLTVASFLALALAIVNSLFKLGLLSRLAGQVTFVLIPPLVLIFLVLGTIFLGIATPTEGGAMGALGALIMAGSRKRLSWPLLTQALENTTKLAIFVLFILIGSTAFSFTFNAADGHFWVEHLFAKLPGGQMGFLIVVNILVFILGMFIDFFEIAFIVIPLLAPVAEKMGIDLIWFGIIIAMNLQTSFLTPPFGFALFYLRSVAARNDYTDHVTKQRIPAVTTAQIYKGSIAFIILQLIMVAVVVLNPGLVTGSLEKATVVDDASVTDMLNNMQDLQQEEADPSAEGAAAPEGESQDGMPAPENEEEADPAKALEEAVKKAE, encoded by the coding sequence ATGGTCGAATTCCTCACCGCCAATTTTGTGCCGCTGATGTTCGGTGGCCTGCTGGTGTTCCTGCTGTCGGGTTTTCCGGTGGCGTTCGCCCTCTCGGCCACCGGCCTGTTCTTCGGTTTCATCGGCATGGAGATCGGGCTTTTCCCCTCCAACCTGTTCCAGGCGCTGCCGCTGCGCGTGTTCGGCATCATGCAGAACGACACGCTGCTGGCCATTCCGTTCTTCACGCTGATGGGCATCATCCTGGAGCGCAGCCGCATGGCCGAAGACCTGCTGGCCACCGTGGCCCAGGTGTTTGGCCCGGTGCGCGGCGGGCTGGCCGTGGCCGTGATCCTGGTCGGCGCGCTGCTGGCCGCCACCACGGGCGTGGTTGCCGCTGCCGTGATTTCCATGGGCCTGATTTCGCTGCCCATCATGCTGCGCTATGGCTACAACCGCACCATCGCCACCGGCACCATCACCGCCTCTGGCACGCTGGCGCAGGCCATTCCGCCGTCGCTGGTGCTGATCGTGCTGGCCGACCAGCTCGGCCGTTCGGTCGGTGACATGTACTCGGGTGGTTTGTTGCCCGGTCTGATGCTGGTGGGCCTGTACCTGCTGTTCATCGCCGGCGTGGCGATTGTCAAGCCCGCCTGGGTGCCTGCACTGCCCGCTGAGGCACGCGTGTACAACGAACCCAACGGCAGCAGTGGCCACCGCTCGCTGCTGGTCTTGCTGCTGATCTGCGCCGCCGCTGGCTACGCCTGGTCGCAGGTGCACCAGTCCATCATCAACCCGATGATCGGACGGGAAATGGATGCGCCAGGCGATGAAATCGTCATCATGTCGCTCACCGTGGCGTCGTTCCTGGCGCTGGCGCTGGCCATCGTCAACAGCTTGTTCAAACTGGGCCTGCTGTCGCGGCTGGCCGGGCAGGTGACCTTTGTGCTGATCCCGCCGCTGGTGCTGATTTTCCTGGTGTTGGGCACCATCTTCCTGGGCATTGCCACCCCCACCGAAGGCGGCGCCATGGGTGCGCTCGGTGCGCTGATCATGGCCGGCTCGCGCAAGCGGTTGAGCTGGCCTCTGCTGACGCAAGCGCTGGAGAACACCACCAAATTGGCGATCTTCGTGCTGTTCATCCTGATCGGTTCCACGGCGTTCAGCTTCACCTTCAACGCCGCCGACGGCCACTTCTGGGTGGAGCACCTGTTTGCCAAGCTGCCGGGCGGTCAGATGGGCTTCCTGATCGTGGTGAACATCCTGGTGTTCATCCTCGGCATGTTCATCGACTTCTTCGAGATCGCGTTCATCGTGATCCCGCTGCTGGCACCCGTGGCCGAGAAGATGGGCATCGACCTGATCTGGTTCGGCATCATCATCGCCATGAACCTGCAGACCTCGTTCCTCACCCCGCCGTTCGGTTTTGCGTTGTTCTACCTGCGCAGCGTGGCAGCCCGCAACGATTACACCGATCACGTGACCAAGCAGCGCATTCCGGCGGTGACCACCGCGCAGATCTACAAAGGCTCGATTGCCTTCATCATCCTGCAGCTCATCATGGTGGCCGTGGTCGTGCTCAACCCGGGCTTGGTGACCGGCAGCCTCGAGAAAGCCACGGTGGTGGACGACGCTTCGGTGACCGACATGCTCAACAACATGCAGGACCTGCAACAGGAAGAAGCCGATCCGTCGGCCGAGGGTGCAGCCGCGCCCGAAGGTGAGTCCCAGGACGGCATGCCGGCGCCCGAGAACGAAGAAGAAGCCGATCCGGCCAAAGCGCTGGAAGAAGCGGTCAAGAAAGCCGAATAG
- a CDS encoding TRAP transporter small permease subunit, with product MKFLLSVSRLIDAVSELIGKLAMWLILAATLISAGNAIVRKIFNVSSNGLLEIQWYLFAAVFMLGAGFAFLRNAHVRIDFISSKFSARGRNWVDVFGILVFLFPLCYVVGTLGFPLFERAWTTGEMSSNSGGLIRWPVYGLIPLGFTLLAAQGISELIKRFAFLTGNGPDVLAHEGPSDEELLAQQLLEEEEQERLKQEQQLKGAN from the coding sequence TTCTTGCTAAGTGTTTCGCGTCTGATTGACGCTGTCAGCGAGCTGATCGGCAAGCTGGCGATGTGGCTGATCCTGGCCGCCACCCTCATCAGCGCCGGCAACGCCATCGTGCGCAAAATTTTCAACGTCAGTTCCAACGGTCTGCTGGAAATCCAGTGGTACCTGTTTGCGGCGGTGTTCATGCTGGGCGCGGGTTTCGCGTTCCTGCGCAACGCCCACGTGCGCATCGACTTCATCTCAAGCAAGTTCAGCGCCCGGGGGCGCAACTGGGTGGACGTGTTCGGCATTCTGGTGTTCCTGTTCCCCCTGTGCTACGTCGTGGGTACGCTGGGTTTCCCGCTGTTCGAGCGCGCCTGGACCACAGGTGAAATGTCGTCCAACTCGGGCGGTCTGATCCGTTGGCCCGTGTATGGCCTGATCCCGCTGGGCTTCACTTTGCTGGCTGCGCAAGGCATCAGTGAGCTGATCAAGCGCTTCGCTTTTTTGACGGGCAACGGCCCCGACGTGCTGGCCCATGAAGGTCCGAGCGACGAAGAACTTCTGGCCCAGCAGCTGCTGGAAGAAGAAGAGCAGGAACGCCTCAAACAAGAACAACAACTCAAGGGAGCGAACTGA